From one Lycium ferocissimum isolate CSIRO_LF1 chromosome 7, AGI_CSIRO_Lferr_CH_V1, whole genome shotgun sequence genomic stretch:
- the LOC132062551 gene encoding aspartic proteinase CDR1-like, translated as MRFLKLHQEKIMKLHYFILFYVAATILSSLSHFAQSENDGFSIELIHPDSPKSPFYNPALNQRQLMKNALQRSINRANYLLSNSQLSTLIIPDIKGLYLTKISIGTKPRNKLAVVDTGSDLIWIQCEPCIHCYKQKTPIFNPKDSSTYKSISCNSTRCKNLPGSSCDPKKKTCLYFAGYNDQSFSSGVLVSETFTFDDATNITRRRRLSVSNITFGCGRRNYLAIGDVEPTGIIGLGASPFSLVSQIKSKFGHRFSHCLVPLNQVNVSSRLNFGKKALLSSGKHVVSTPLFIKPPKAYYFLKLLGITIGNKTLRFNNNSTKNLHEGNIAIDSGTTITFLPTHLYSKMKKTIKSEINLKPLKGSATQFFKLCYRGLRVSDVPLIRFQFQDAEVKLNAINSFISIGDGVVCLAFAPTKNLPIFGNVAQTNFFVAYDLDKMKVSFKPKNCAKL; from the coding sequence ATGAGATTTTTGAAACTCCATCaagagaaaatcatgaaactcCATTATTTCATCTTATTCTATGTTGCAGCAACAATATTATCAAGTCTCTCTCACTTTGCACAATCAGAAAATGATGGTTTTAGCATTGAACTCATTCACCCCGACTCACCAAAATCACCATTCTACAACCCTGCCTTAAATCAAAGGCAACTAATGAAAAACGCGTTACAACGTTCCATCAATCGGGCAAATTACTTATTGTCAAATTCTCAACTAtcaactttgataattcctgaTATTAAGGGATTATATCTTACAAAAATTTCAATTGGAACGAAACCAAGGAACAAACTAGCTGTCGTTGACACCGGTAGTGATCTTATATGGATACAATGCGAGCCTTGTATCCATTGCTACAAGCAAAAAACTCCGATTTTTAATCCAAAAGATTCTTCTACATACAAATCAATTTCTTGCAACTCGACTCGATGCAAGAATCTTCCTGGAAGCTCTTGCGACCCCAAGAAAAAGACATGTTTATATTTTGCTGGTTATAACGATCAGTCGTTTAGTTCTGGTGTTCTGGTGAGTGAGACATTCACATTCGACGATGCAACAAATATTACTCGTCGAAGGAGATTGTCCGTCTCCAACATAACTTTTGGTTGTGGAAGGAGAAATTATCTTGCTATAGGTGATGTTGAACCAACTGGAATTATTGGTCTTGGGGCTTCACCTTTTTCACTTGTGTCCCAAATTAAATCTAaatttggccatagattttcaCACTGTTTAGTCCCATTGAACCAAGTGAATGTGTCTAGCAGattgaattttggaaaaaaagctTTGCTTTCTTCAGGTAAGCATGTGGTTTCAACCCCATTATTTATAAAACCTCCAAAAGCTTattatttcttgaaattattagGAATTACCATTGGGAATAAAACACTTAGGTTTAATAATAACTCAACAAAAAATCTTCACGAGGGGAACATTGCGATAGACTCAGGGACCACAATTACATTTTTACCAACACATTTATATTCAAAGATGAAAAAGACAATAAAGAGCGAAATAAATTTGAAGCCTTTAAAAGGCAGTGCAACACAATTCTTCAAGTTGTGTTACAGAGGGTTGCGTGTTTCAGATGTTCCATTGATAAGGTTTCAATTTCAAGATGCAGAGGTGAAGCTGAATGCGATAAATAGTTTTATTAGTATCGGAGATGGAGTTGTTTGTCTTGCTTTTGCCCCAACTAAAAATTTGCCTATATTTGGCAATGTAGCACAAACTAATTTCTTTGTTGCCTATGATCTTGACAAGATGAAAGTTTCTTTTAAACCCAAAAATTGTGCCAAATTGTGA
- the LOC132063483 gene encoding chaperone protein dnaJ 1, mitochondrial isoform X4, with translation MGRLRWTGISPKSVIQIALSWRTVCAHSMIGKRNTCAHVSEYLPTLLKNRSLYSCSFIGKPNSCSTRRFPPSKHFFHSTGACYSAERDYYEILGVSRDSSRDEIKKAFHALAKKYHPDANKNNPSAKRKFQEIRDAYEILQDPQKRAQYDMMKEQPSSTEDVNYNYGNGNDFRYSYSTQFSDSFQKIFSEIFENEAENLTQDIQVELSLSFSEAAKGCTKHLSFDADVPCDSCNGTGYPLNSKPKVCPTCQGIGRVTIPPFTATCSTCKGSGRVIKERCRACKASGVVEAIKDVKVTIPAGVDSGDTIRVPKAGHAGRRGMQPGCLFIKLKVAKDPLFAREGADLYVDYHISFTRAILGGKVDVPTLSGKTKIQVPKGVQPGQLVVLRGKER, from the exons ATGGGCAGACTGAGGTGGACAGGGATATCTCCAAAATCTGTCATTCAAATTGCTTTG TCATGGCGCACAGTTTGTGCACATTCAATGATCGGTAAAAGGAACACATGTGCACATGTTTCAGAATATCTACCCACATTACTTAAAAATCGAT CTTTGTACAGTTGCAGTTTTATTGGTAAACCTAATAGTTGTTCGACTAGGAGATTTCCACCATCGAAGCATTTTTTCCATTCCACCG GAGCTTGTTATTCTGCAGAACGAGATTACTATGAAATTCTGGGCGTATCTAGAGATTCTAGTCGAGATGAGATTAAGAAGGCATTTCATGCG CTTGCAAAAAAATACCACCCAGATGCAAATAAGAATAATCCATCTGCGAAGAGGAAATTTCAAGAGATAAGAGATGCATATGAG ATTCTGCAAGATCCACAGAAGAGAGCACAATATGACATG ATGAAGGAGCAACCTAGCAGCACAGAAGATGTCAATTATAATTATGGGAATGGCAATGATTTTAGATATTCCTATAGCACCCAGTTCTCTGATTCGtttcagaaaatattttctgag ATATTTGAAAATGAGGCTGAAAATTTGACGCAAGACATTCAG GTGgagctttctctctctttttctgaAGCTGCTAAAGGATGCACAAAACATCTTTCATTTGATGCAGATGTTCCATGTGATTCTTGCA ATGGTACGGGCTATCCACTGAATTCCAAACCAAAAGTATGTCCAACTTGTCAAGGAATTGGGAGA GTTACAATCCCTCCATTTACAGCAACTTGCAGTACCTGTAAAGGATCTGGACGAGTTATTAAG GAACGTTGTAGGGCATGCAAAGCATCAGGAGTTGTTGAAGCCATCAAAGATGTCAAAGTAACTATACCCGCCG GCGTTGACTCTGGTGATACTATTCGTGTGCCAAAAGCTGGTCATGCTGGCAGGCGAGGGATGCAACCAGGCTGCCTATTTATAAAGCTAAAG GTTGCTAAAGATCCTCTTTTTGCTAGAGAAGGAGCTGACCTTTATGTGGATTATCATATCAGCTTTACTAGA